The following are encoded in a window of uncultured Sphaerochaeta sp. genomic DNA:
- the pyk gene encoding pyruvate kinase, with protein sequence MTYTKIVATLGPASEKYEMVKAILEAGCRVIRLNFSHGSHEEQQKRFDYVRQASKELGFPVTVFMDLQGPKIRLGQLQEEMYVLEKGEKITLTTEPCVGTRERISIDYPYLHEEIKEGQRILINDGLVSLIVESIEGKDIHCSLLEEGVLFPRKGVNLPEVPLRQLSSFTEKDKRDLDFAFRNNLDYVALSFVRSGKDVKALKEHMMASYGRTIPIISKIEKPEAVSNLQEIMDESSVIMIARGDLGVEAPAEEVPLIQKAIIRSCIDRGLPVITATQMLESMMHNPKPTRAETNDVANAVLDGTSAVMLSGETAAGEYPLQAVTTMSRIASLAERSDVFQKQVFNQISMLDPDRKITTTEAVGLATRELSLSVGAAFIACFTQTGSTARLIAKFRPSVPIIAFSPLPEVVTYLALSWGVTPILIDQLASVDELLAYAPEYLIKQGMVKQGDTVVITAGVPVGSSGKTNMVKVVEIE encoded by the coding sequence ATGACCTACACCAAGATTGTTGCCACACTGGGACCGGCGAGCGAGAAGTATGAGATGGTAAAAGCCATCTTGGAAGCTGGATGTCGAGTGATAAGGCTGAATTTCAGCCATGGTTCGCATGAAGAACAGCAGAAGCGCTTTGACTATGTCAGGCAGGCAAGCAAGGAGTTGGGGTTTCCTGTGACAGTATTCATGGACCTACAAGGGCCCAAGATCCGTCTTGGTCAGTTGCAGGAAGAGATGTATGTACTGGAAAAGGGAGAGAAAATCACCTTGACCACTGAGCCCTGCGTGGGAACCAGGGAGCGTATCAGCATTGACTACCCATACCTGCATGAAGAGATCAAGGAAGGGCAACGGATATTGATCAATGACGGATTGGTCTCCCTTATCGTGGAAAGTATTGAAGGGAAAGACATCCATTGCTCCTTACTGGAAGAGGGAGTTCTTTTTCCCCGTAAAGGCGTAAACCTTCCAGAAGTCCCCTTACGCCAACTGAGTTCATTCACGGAGAAAGACAAGAGAGACTTGGATTTTGCCTTCAGGAACAATCTTGACTATGTTGCCCTCTCCTTCGTTCGTAGCGGAAAAGATGTAAAGGCCCTAAAAGAGCATATGATGGCCTCCTACGGCAGAACCATCCCCATTATCAGTAAGATTGAGAAGCCTGAGGCAGTTAGCAACCTCCAGGAGATCATGGATGAGTCAAGTGTGATTATGATCGCCCGAGGAGACCTTGGGGTGGAGGCGCCGGCTGAGGAGGTCCCCCTGATCCAGAAGGCTATCATCAGGTCCTGTATCGATCGTGGGCTTCCTGTCATCACCGCGACACAGATGCTGGAATCAATGATGCACAATCCAAAACCTACCAGGGCAGAAACCAATGATGTGGCGAATGCAGTGCTGGATGGTACGAGTGCTGTAATGCTCAGTGGGGAAACTGCAGCAGGTGAATATCCTCTGCAAGCGGTGACCACGATGAGTCGGATTGCCAGTCTTGCTGAGCGGAGTGATGTATTCCAGAAGCAGGTCTTCAACCAAATCAGCATGTTGGATCCAGATCGGAAGATTACCACCACGGAGGCTGTGGGTCTTGCCACCCGTGAGCTTTCTCTCTCTGTAGGTGCGGCATTCATCGCATGCTTCACGCAAACAGGTTCTACAGCACGGTTGATAGCTAAATTCCGCCCCTCGGTTCCTATTATTGCCTTCTCTCCCTTGCCGGAGGTGGTGACCTACCTTGCCTTGAGCTGGGGGGTTACCCCAATTCTCATTGACCAACTAGCAAGTGTGGATGAGTTGTTGGCATACGCACCAGAATATCTGATAAAACAGGGAATGGTGAAGCAGGGAGATACCGTGGTAATTACTGCCGGGGTTCCCGTGGGCAGTAGTGGAAAGACCAATATGGTCAAGGTAGTGGAGATCGAATAA
- a CDS encoding GGDEF domain-containing protein: MAAFSRENHIQRIVLALVLMVFVMALYYDSFLQTEPLSGGKVTAWDELWTINIDGQTFAEDVSLPYSLQKPVKNKVISLHHTIPSQLPAEQRTIAFNSSMASVLVQVDNETIYRFEGPERGWAIPVFGGTYTHFIRLKDSYLGGDLSITFGYTSNNSFAGHFKPVYSGSKTDLLFHELGEWPSLFYGFSLLLIGLLVVLFSLSIQTDEERKSFFYFGLVLLALGGWVFSQTPSKFILFRNPALPMNLSFAALFLLPLFLVNYIIHSYPVGKWASPFLYISHFFASLYILGGALQLFGIMQYTDLLLPCGLFLALFLLSLFVLLVIEYFRGNQDLKSFLLAMGFLLSSIIAEVILLMLGISLDSAVILHFGMAASAVVLFWRSATLMRIKTKSICKEQLLLSLAYSDALTEVGNRAAYDREVSRIQASKDKHVLGILMMDINDLKKINDTQGHTQGDMILRDFAHRVQKILPSRAKVFRYGGDEFIALISDVSEEELQKMAERVLSHFSFGNKLHYHVAVGFDRYIPKRKDRFHQCVGRADEAMYACKHSMKQSSSAT; this comes from the coding sequence ATGGCTGCTTTCTCACGTGAAAACCATATTCAGAGAATTGTGCTTGCCTTGGTCCTGATGGTATTCGTCATGGCTCTCTACTATGATTCGTTCCTCCAGACTGAACCGCTCTCCGGTGGGAAAGTGACAGCATGGGATGAACTGTGGACCATCAACATCGACGGACAGACATTTGCTGAAGATGTCTCGCTTCCCTACTCACTGCAGAAGCCTGTCAAAAACAAGGTAATCTCGCTTCATCACACCATTCCCTCTCAACTGCCAGCTGAACAAAGGACCATTGCATTCAACTCCAGCATGGCAAGTGTCTTGGTACAGGTGGATAACGAAACAATCTACCGTTTTGAGGGGCCTGAGAGAGGATGGGCGATCCCTGTTTTTGGAGGAACCTACACCCATTTCATCCGCCTCAAGGATTCATACCTTGGAGGAGATTTAAGCATTACTTTCGGCTATACCTCCAATAACTCATTTGCTGGGCATTTCAAACCAGTTTACAGTGGGAGCAAGACCGATTTGTTGTTTCACGAACTAGGAGAGTGGCCTTCCCTTTTCTATGGATTCTCACTTCTCTTGATCGGCCTATTGGTGGTTCTTTTTTCCCTCTCCATCCAGACAGATGAAGAGAGAAAGAGTTTTTTCTACTTTGGCTTGGTACTGCTTGCTCTCGGTGGATGGGTTTTCAGCCAGACCCCCAGCAAATTCATACTCTTCAGGAACCCCGCACTCCCAATGAATCTCAGTTTTGCTGCACTTTTCCTGCTACCCCTCTTCCTGGTCAATTACATCATCCACTCCTACCCGGTGGGAAAGTGGGCTTCGCCATTCTTGTATATCTCACATTTTTTTGCTTCCCTCTATATTCTGGGAGGGGCACTCCAACTCTTCGGTATTATGCAGTACACCGATCTGCTGCTCCCCTGTGGGCTGTTTCTAGCACTCTTTCTACTCTCTTTGTTTGTGCTCTTGGTAATCGAGTATTTTAGGGGAAACCAAGACCTGAAGTCCTTCCTGCTTGCAATGGGGTTTCTGCTTTCGTCCATCATTGCTGAGGTAATCCTGCTCATGCTTGGTATTTCCCTCGATAGTGCCGTTATCCTCCATTTTGGTATGGCGGCCTCGGCGGTGGTACTTTTCTGGCGTAGTGCCACCTTGATGAGGATCAAGACAAAATCGATTTGCAAAGAACAGCTCCTGCTTAGTCTTGCCTACAGTGATGCCCTGACCGAGGTAGGGAATCGGGCAGCCTATGACAGGGAGGTCTCCCGAATCCAGGCATCGAAGGATAAGCATGTACTGGGGATTCTTATGATGGATATCAATGACCTGAAGAAGATCAATGACACCCAAGGCCATACCCAAGGAGATATGATCTTGAGGGACTTTGCACATCGCGTACAAAAGATTCTCCCTTCCCGTGCAAAGGTTTTCCGCTATGGCGGGGATGAGTTCATCGCACTGATCAGTGATGTTTCAGAAGAGGAACTGCAAAAGATGGCAGAACGGGTACTCTCACACTTCTCCTTTGGCAATAAACTCCACTACCATGTAGCGGTAGGATTTGACCGATACATTCCCAAGAGAAAAGACCGATTCCATCAGTGTGTCGGTCGTGCTGATGAAGCAATGTATGCATGCAAGCATTCCATGAAACAATCCTCTTCTGCTACTTGA
- a CDS encoding NYN domain-containing protein — protein MRRKNNAIYIDLENIPSALDLKPLFEELTLKHNDSPEEENIFVIKMACGNSASIKKMEKQLAEYNFTIRDTPSITTNYKNRADLIISLEALETIIVNTPVIDRYVFITSDSDFTVIMEALRKYGKEVYLVTKEMVSDKPIFNNCCDEILIIESFMNKPKTEEPKESGPPKAKKADKPAEINHTKKMDKQVETLMRRVVDSFDPDSWQLVSYVGVKFHQMDKSRMIERSSYHSLGNLLSKLEKEKYIERKLNEKGHPEIRRISN, from the coding sequence ATGCGGAGAAAAAACAATGCTATTTACATTGACTTGGAGAATATCCCTTCGGCTCTGGATCTCAAGCCGCTCTTCGAAGAACTGACACTGAAACACAATGATTCCCCTGAAGAAGAGAATATATTTGTCATCAAGATGGCCTGTGGGAATTCTGCTTCCATAAAGAAAATGGAAAAGCAGTTGGCTGAATACAACTTCACCATCAGGGACACCCCTTCCATCACCACAAACTACAAGAACCGTGCTGACTTGATCATCAGCCTTGAAGCATTGGAAACCATCATCGTAAATACCCCTGTCATTGACCGCTATGTTTTCATCACCAGTGACAGCGACTTCACGGTCATCATGGAGGCCCTTCGCAAATATGGTAAGGAAGTCTATCTGGTTACCAAGGAGATGGTGAGTGACAAGCCCATCTTCAACAACTGCTGTGATGAAATCCTGATCATTGAATCATTCATGAACAAACCAAAAACAGAAGAACCGAAGGAAAGTGGTCCACCAAAGGCAAAGAAAGCAGATAAACCTGCTGAGATCAACCATACAAAGAAGATGGACAAGCAAGTGGAAACACTCATGAGGCGGGTGGTGGACTCCTTCGATCCAGACAGCTGGCAATTGGTAAGTTATGTAGGGGTTAAGTTCCATCAGATGGACAAGAGCCGGATGATTGAACGAAGCAGCTACCACAGTCTTGGGAATCTGCTCTCCAAACTGGAGAAAGAGAAGTATATCGAGCGTAAACTCAACGAGAAGGGACATCCGGAAATTCGGAGAATCTCGAACTAG
- a CDS encoding RluA family pseudouridine synthase: protein MNPPLPEHPAYTHALHLQQLLQKNGVVDFEGEGKVPIDGFFLPGGGAMFGVLVTRDQSGNEVLLKAFSGSCMGHLNLPGWVDHLVDEESYHEYLRIFDAPIKEIGRLAEAAGNEKERQSFLYERSELSRRALSYYRELYSIATIEGKRVRLESIFPGGNAPTGSGDCCAIKLLQYAFTHQLHPISMAEFFFGAPTKDSGRSHLRFYGPCDEKCKPILHAMLTLDIIYQDSHIIIVNKDAGLLAVPGRGPQKCDSVETRLRRLMPNIPLQCAVHRLDMDTSGLLILAKDKETHKRMNKQFSEKQVSKSYVALLEGVVRQEKGEISLPFRLDVDHRPLQIYDEQQGKWGTTRFKRIRVERRSDGSLATRMIFFPLTGRTHQLRVHSAHEKGLGHPIKGDRLYGSGMSDRLYLHAKTLSFHHPITGVWMEFSTEDPF from the coding sequence ATGAACCCACCACTGCCAGAACACCCAGCATACACCCATGCCCTGCACCTCCAGCAGCTTCTGCAAAAAAACGGGGTAGTAGATTTTGAAGGAGAGGGGAAAGTACCTATCGATGGGTTCTTCTTGCCAGGAGGGGGGGCCATGTTCGGTGTGTTGGTTACACGTGACCAGAGCGGAAATGAGGTACTGTTGAAAGCATTCTCAGGTAGTTGCATGGGACACCTGAACCTTCCTGGTTGGGTTGACCACTTGGTTGATGAGGAGTCATATCACGAATACCTTCGTATCTTTGATGCCCCGATCAAGGAAATAGGTAGGCTTGCTGAGGCAGCTGGCAATGAAAAGGAGCGCCAATCATTTCTTTATGAACGCTCAGAGCTTTCCCGCAGGGCTCTCTCCTATTACCGAGAACTCTACAGCATAGCCACGATTGAGGGTAAGCGAGTCCGTCTGGAATCCATCTTTCCCGGAGGGAATGCCCCTACAGGGAGCGGGGACTGCTGTGCCATCAAGCTTCTCCAGTATGCGTTTACCCACCAATTGCATCCTATCAGCATGGCAGAATTCTTTTTTGGGGCCCCTACCAAGGACAGTGGGAGAAGCCATCTCAGGTTCTATGGCCCTTGTGATGAGAAATGCAAACCAATTCTCCATGCCATGCTTACCCTGGATATCATCTACCAAGATTCGCATATCATCATTGTGAACAAGGATGCAGGACTGCTTGCAGTTCCAGGGAGAGGACCACAGAAATGTGATAGCGTGGAAACCCGCCTCAGGAGGCTGATGCCGAATATCCCCTTGCAGTGTGCTGTCCATAGACTCGATATGGATACCTCCGGATTGCTCATCCTGGCAAAAGACAAGGAAACACATAAAAGGATGAACAAGCAGTTCAGCGAAAAACAAGTAAGCAAGAGCTATGTGGCACTTCTAGAGGGAGTTGTCAGGCAAGAAAAGGGAGAGATCAGCCTTCCCTTCCGCCTCGATGTCGATCATCGCCCTCTCCAGATATATGATGAGCAGCAAGGTAAATGGGGAACTACCCGCTTCAAGAGAATTAGAGTAGAGAGAAGAAGCGATGGATCACTTGCAACGAGAATGATCTTCTTTCCCCTGACAGGACGAACCCACCAGCTCAGGGTGCACAGCGCACATGAGAAGGGTCTAGGACACCCGATCAAAGGGGACCGTCTGTATGGCAGCGGAATGTCAGACCGCCTCTATCTTCATGCAAAGACACTCTCCTTCCATCATCCGATAACCGGAGTGTGGATGGAGTTCTCTACAGAAGACCCTTTTTAA
- a CDS encoding GGDEF domain-containing protein, giving the protein MNATLELDVLSVVLLIFAIALASRSLQSKPNNRWYILSAVTLLIVIGTELFAYQVDDIGVSSQIAPHRITNVLGFGLSPIVCYFLFRYISHTKYQQRSKWLFLPFSINGLLSILSYFNGWYFYVDAMNVYRRGPIFALATLNMLFYYGLCIVFLVKTLRAYEASDRPLLLFILATPIIGAAIQIVFPPVLTLWPGIALSLLLFYLFSQEQYYSFDVLTGLRNRSTFMRDLSDLQRICKGPATIVVCDVNELKKANDTYGHASGDALLVHAGGLLERCFRGVGKAYRIGGDEFAVISTKEEPLEVERSLSLLESQIKLYNKTGPVPLSLAIGWSWCESCGGNLFNTYVAADNNMYDTKEKMKQGRR; this is encoded by the coding sequence ATGAACGCGACACTTGAGTTGGATGTACTGTCTGTGGTGCTTCTGATCTTTGCCATAGCTCTGGCTTCCCGCAGTTTGCAGAGCAAGCCAAATAATCGTTGGTATATTCTCTCTGCTGTTACCCTGCTTATAGTCATAGGGACCGAGTTGTTCGCTTACCAGGTTGATGATATCGGTGTTTCCTCCCAGATTGCTCCCCACCGTATCACCAATGTCCTTGGTTTTGGGCTCTCTCCTATAGTCTGCTATTTTCTGTTCAGGTATATTTCTCATACAAAGTACCAACAGAGAAGTAAGTGGTTGTTCCTTCCCTTTTCCATCAATGGACTGTTGAGTATTCTCAGTTATTTCAATGGTTGGTACTTCTACGTGGATGCCATGAACGTGTATCGTAGAGGACCAATTTTTGCACTGGCAACACTCAATATGCTGTTCTACTACGGACTGTGTATTGTCTTTCTGGTAAAGACGCTACGTGCTTATGAGGCGTCAGACCGTCCTCTTTTGCTCTTTATCCTGGCAACCCCGATTATAGGGGCTGCCATCCAGATTGTTTTTCCCCCTGTCCTGACACTCTGGCCCGGTATCGCACTCTCCCTGCTGTTGTTCTATCTCTTCTCCCAAGAGCAGTATTATTCGTTTGATGTGCTTACTGGTCTGAGGAATCGATCAACATTTATGCGGGATCTTTCTGATCTGCAGCGAATATGCAAGGGACCGGCAACCATTGTTGTGTGTGATGTCAATGAACTGAAAAAGGCCAATGATACCTATGGTCATGCCAGTGGGGATGCCCTATTGGTGCATGCCGGTGGTCTGTTGGAACGTTGTTTTCGCGGAGTGGGAAAAGCATATCGTATCGGTGGTGATGAGTTTGCCGTGATCAGCACCAAGGAGGAACCTCTGGAGGTTGAACGATCACTATCCCTGCTTGAGAGCCAGATAAAGCTGTACAACAAAACTGGGCCCGTGCCGCTCTCTCTGGCAATTGGATGGTCGTGGTGTGAATCCTGTGGTGGAAATCTATTCAATACCTATGTAGCAGCAGATAACAATATGTATGATACCAAGGAAAAGATGAAACAAGGACGGAGGTAA
- a CDS encoding creatininase family protein — MDPHVQYAYLSVPQFKQRLADHPVGYIPLGTLEWHGLQNVLGADALQAEGLFIRAARRFGGIVFPPFYLGPDRIADAGDGKSLIGMDSSEATKPHQRLPGSCYWVSKGLFLQMLEALIAQAKRAGFICLIADGHGPSRKAWAELASQWEKQYDIILLSSINDFPPETYLALGDHAGRCETSTMMALHPELVNLAILEQDTWPLGVKGEDPRLSSAAYGEYIIETTVNAIGQKLQELGL, encoded by the coding sequence ATGGACCCGCATGTACAGTATGCCTATCTCAGCGTTCCTCAATTTAAACAGAGGCTGGCAGATCATCCCGTGGGGTACATTCCCCTGGGAACCCTTGAGTGGCATGGGCTGCAGAATGTATTGGGCGCGGATGCCCTGCAGGCAGAAGGTTTGTTTATCAGGGCAGCCAGGCGTTTTGGAGGCATTGTGTTCCCGCCGTTCTATCTTGGTCCCGATAGGATTGCCGATGCAGGGGATGGCAAGAGCCTGATTGGGATGGACTCAAGTGAGGCTACAAAACCCCATCAGAGGCTTCCTGGGAGTTGTTACTGGGTTTCCAAGGGGCTGTTTCTCCAGATGCTCGAAGCGCTGATCGCCCAGGCAAAACGGGCTGGGTTTATCTGCCTGATCGCTGATGGGCATGGTCCTTCCAGAAAGGCCTGGGCAGAGTTGGCCAGCCAGTGGGAAAAGCAGTATGATATTATCCTGCTCTCTTCCATCAATGATTTTCCACCAGAAACGTATCTGGCTTTGGGCGATCATGCTGGACGTTGTGAAACCTCTACAATGATGGCGCTTCACCCTGAGTTGGTGAATCTCGCAATCCTGGAGCAGGATACCTGGCCGCTTGGGGTGAAAGGTGAGGATCCAAGGCTTTCTAGTGCTGCCTATGGGGAGTATATCATTGAGACAACGGTGAATGCGATAGGTCAAAAACTCCAGGAATTGGGTTTGTGA
- a CDS encoding TrmO family methyltransferase: MNISCTVIGNVCAGDGYAIQIEEPYRKGLHGLEGFSHILVVWYAHQAISLPSEALLLEKPYVAGPNHIGVFATRSPYRVNPICVSVVPVQSIDMDTGTIHVHWIDAIQDTPVLDIKPYHGSEDRVRDYSTPPWCAHWPHWMEESEDFDWDAEFTF; encoded by the coding sequence ATGAATATTTCATGTACTGTAATTGGCAATGTATGTGCGGGGGATGGGTATGCCATCCAGATCGAAGAGCCGTATCGTAAGGGACTTCACGGCTTGGAAGGGTTCAGCCATATCTTGGTTGTATGGTATGCACATCAAGCCATCTCGTTGCCTTCAGAAGCTCTGTTGCTTGAGAAACCGTATGTTGCAGGACCCAATCATATCGGGGTCTTTGCCACCCGATCCCCGTATCGTGTGAATCCGATTTGTGTATCGGTTGTCCCTGTACAATCTATCGATATGGACACAGGAACGATCCATGTCCATTGGATCGATGCAATACAGGATACTCCGGTTCTCGATATCAAGCCATATCATGGTAGTGAAGATCGGGTACGCGACTATAGCACACCACCGTGGTGTGCCCATTGGCCGCATTGGATGGAAGAGAGTGAAGATTTTGACTGGGATGCAGAATTTACATTCTGA
- a CDS encoding effector binding domain-containing protein: MDGYDNLIATLDYFEHRLMSQNPITTVSELARHSGYCTHHLSGLFTAHTDMKLKEYLQARILSTIFSHAYSSNTPLNQLALVYGFHDYETFYRACKRRFKNTPSNILQSGLDSPYLQQRIYPQRHQDSEAIKGEIIILPEFTLCGLDFFIWPETRSFHRHWQQFENYQNAIQGQKNASVTFQFTAWKEGEEQTMRVLCGLEVNPASPQETIFSRQSIPKTTYIRFLHTQDVSQIRNTYQYIYGTYFSQSSYQCLGNWELQRYEKNRATIEIYIPIRM, encoded by the coding sequence ATGGATGGATATGACAACCTTATCGCAACCCTCGACTATTTCGAACATCGATTAATGTCCCAGAACCCAATTACCACGGTTTCTGAACTCGCAAGGCATAGTGGCTATTGCACACACCATCTCTCCGGACTTTTCACTGCCCACACTGATATGAAACTGAAGGAGTACCTGCAAGCAAGGATTCTTTCTACCATTTTCTCGCATGCATACAGCTCAAATACCCCGCTCAACCAACTTGCCCTTGTCTATGGATTCCATGATTATGAGACATTTTACCGAGCTTGCAAACGGAGATTTAAAAACACCCCTTCCAACATTCTCCAAAGTGGATTGGATTCTCCATACCTACAACAAAGAATCTACCCCCAACGACACCAGGACAGTGAAGCCATCAAAGGAGAGATTATCATATTACCAGAGTTCACCCTCTGCGGACTTGACTTCTTCATCTGGCCTGAAACCCGTTCCTTCCACCGCCACTGGCAACAGTTCGAAAACTACCAGAATGCAATACAGGGACAGAAAAATGCGTCTGTGACATTCCAATTCACAGCATGGAAAGAGGGAGAGGAACAGACCATGCGGGTACTTTGCGGTCTGGAGGTGAACCCTGCCTCTCCCCAGGAAACAATTTTCTCTCGACAATCAATACCAAAGACAACCTATATCAGGTTTCTCCATACCCAAGACGTAAGCCAGATCAGGAATACCTACCAATACATATATGGGACCTACTTCTCACAGAGCAGCTACCAGTGCCTAGGCAATTGGGAGCTGCAACGCTATGAGAAAAACAGGGCAACCATTGAGATCTATATCCCCATCAGAATGTAA
- a CDS encoding DUF523 domain-containing protein yields MEKIPIVVSACLLGRQCRYDGSSVPFPQAVMLEERYTLIGVCPEVLGGLQTPRSPSELLDGRVISREGYDCTEAFLRGAQRALEIAEASGCKRALLMDRSPSCGYGVVYDGTFSGILIPGKGIFASLLESKGFMINSSSHLGDLLG; encoded by the coding sequence ATGGAAAAAATACCAATTGTGGTCAGCGCATGCCTGCTTGGCAGGCAATGCAGATATGATGGATCCTCAGTCCCCTTTCCCCAGGCAGTAATGCTGGAAGAACGCTATACCCTTATTGGGGTATGTCCGGAAGTCTTGGGCGGATTGCAAACCCCTCGTTCCCCCTCTGAACTGCTGGATGGCAGGGTGATAAGCCGAGAGGGATATGACTGCACTGAAGCTTTTTTACGAGGAGCACAGCGAGCATTGGAAATTGCAGAGGCAAGTGGGTGTAAGCGAGCACTCCTGATGGACCGCAGCCCATCCTGTGGATACGGGGTGGTCTATGATGGAACCTTCAGTGGCATACTTATTCCCGGCAAAGGTATCTTCGCTTCGCTCTTGGAGTCAAAGGGGTTTATGATCAACAGCTCATCTCACCTTGGGGACCTGTTAGGCTGA
- a CDS encoding MATE family efflux transporter — protein sequence MATHTKLMTSGSIQKNLIAFAIPIFLGNLFQQLYHTTDTLVVGNLVGKEALAAITSITSLIMLLVGLFQGIFVGAGVVISTAFGKGDYEGVRKAVHTTIALSLLTSALLTVLGYFFAPVVLHWMRTPQSVFIDAQTYLRIFFLGISTLIFYNTASGILQAVGDSRHPLYFLIVASILNIALDLIFVGVLGMGIEGTAYATIIAQGVSATLSFRLLLTTPSIVRVHIPSISIHKGYLKQILTFGIPSGIQNSVTSFANVILQSSINLFGASAMAGNGAFMRIQGFAFIPITAFALALTTYTGQNLGAREYDRVKRGARFGVLFAMILAETIGLGMLLGAEPLLRLFSQDPEVIAMGVSKANISSLFLWALALSHAMSGIYRGAGKAIVPMAVMLAIWCIFRIIFISTGLWLFMDIRVIFWAYPVTWTLSSIIFVIYYFRVDWMHQTD from the coding sequence ATGGCAACGCATACGAAGCTTATGACAAGCGGTTCGATCCAAAAAAACCTTATTGCCTTTGCAATCCCCATTTTCCTTGGGAACTTGTTTCAACAACTGTATCACACAACTGATACCTTGGTGGTAGGGAATCTTGTCGGAAAAGAGGCTTTGGCTGCCATTACCTCAATCACCAGCCTTATCATGCTCTTGGTAGGACTCTTCCAGGGTATTTTTGTAGGAGCGGGAGTGGTAATCTCCACAGCATTCGGAAAGGGAGACTATGAAGGAGTCAGGAAGGCTGTCCATACCACCATTGCCCTTAGCTTGCTCACCAGTGCACTACTGACCGTCCTGGGCTACTTCTTTGCACCGGTGGTTCTCCATTGGATGAGAACTCCCCAGAGCGTATTCATTGACGCACAAACCTATCTCCGGATTTTCTTCTTGGGTATCTCCACCCTGATCTTCTACAACACTGCAAGCGGAATTCTCCAGGCAGTGGGAGACAGCAGACATCCACTCTATTTTCTTATCGTTGCTTCAATCCTGAACATCGCCCTAGACCTGATTTTCGTCGGCGTGCTGGGTATGGGCATTGAGGGAACCGCCTATGCTACCATCATTGCACAAGGAGTAAGCGCCACCCTCAGCTTTCGTCTATTGCTTACAACACCTTCAATTGTACGAGTGCACATTCCTTCCATTAGTATTCACAAAGGATACCTCAAGCAGATTCTTACCTTCGGTATTCCTTCCGGTATCCAGAATTCGGTAACCAGCTTTGCAAATGTCATCCTCCAATCCTCAATCAATCTCTTTGGAGCCTCAGCCATGGCAGGAAATGGGGCCTTCATGCGTATCCAAGGCTTTGCCTTTATCCCGATAACGGCCTTTGCCTTGGCTCTTACCACCTATACAGGGCAGAATCTGGGAGCAAGGGAATATGATCGGGTGAAAAGGGGTGCACGCTTTGGGGTATTGTTTGCCATGATCCTCGCAGAGACCATAGGACTTGGTATGCTCCTTGGCGCCGAGCCTTTGCTGAGACTATTCAGCCAAGACCCTGAAGTCATTGCAATGGGGGTCTCGAAAGCCAACATATCCAGCCTCTTCCTCTGGGCGCTTGCGCTCAGTCATGCAATGAGTGGTATCTACCGCGGGGCTGGAAAGGCAATCGTCCCTATGGCAGTAATGCTTGCCATCTGGTGTATCTTCAGAATCATCTTCATTTCAACCGGCCTCTGGCTCTTCATGGATATCAGGGTCATTTTCTGGGCATATCCTGTTACCTGGACACTCAGTTCCATTATCTTTGTCATCTATTACTTTAGGGTCGACTGGATGCATCAAACAGATTAG
- a CDS encoding C-GCAxxG-C-C family protein: protein MNTYSTISTLVHELYYGSDTNCARTMLIVLSKLLGQTIAPQTLQSAVALHGCGGHGDQCGLVSGAVMFLGIYFLERGWDEKDAICLAYTFAENYRNRFGSLLCRDLRPGGFSEEDSPHLCENLTNESIAFTYQFICNNCNR, encoded by the coding sequence ATGAATACCTATTCCACAATCAGTACCTTGGTGCATGAACTGTACTACGGATCAGATACCAACTGTGCAAGGACAATGCTTATTGTACTTTCCAAACTGCTGGGCCAAACCATCGCACCTCAGACACTCCAGAGTGCTGTTGCCTTGCATGGTTGTGGTGGCCACGGGGATCAATGCGGGTTGGTCTCAGGTGCTGTAATGTTCTTGGGTATATATTTCCTAGAGAGAGGGTGGGACGAGAAGGATGCTATCTGTCTTGCTTATACCTTTGCTGAAAACTATCGCAATCGGTTTGGCTCGCTTCTCTGTAGGGATCTACGACCTGGAGGATTTTCAGAGGAAGATTCTCCACACCTGTGTGAAAACCTGACCAATGAGTCAATCGCATTCACGTATCAATTCATCTGTAATAATTGCAACAGATAG